The following coding sequences are from one Pigmentibacter sp. JX0631 window:
- a CDS encoding dicarboxylate/amino acid:cation symporter, which yields MCANHATSNNNRYLKPLAYFLMISLGIISGLSDISFLHNLGNFISELFIKIFKFISLPIIGLSLIVTLTNYNSENSSKFIWKKTILYTLTTTLVAALISFFLYLIISPTNTHVQLSTQDNLIHSDKSYLHHITNIIPNNLFSPFIEHQVLSILIIAIIFGLAIRKIPNQQAKETIQYFFQGAHSLFLTITQWIIKIIPIGLFGFMTVTVLSFKKGMDLKGLSLYLAVIILANLIQGLIVLPLWLKANGIQPFKAFKGMLPALTLAFFSKSSAGTLPVTISTSEKNLNISPSVSRFVLPLCTSINMNGCAAFIFATVIYLMQNQGIEISLATMLLWVFIATIAAIGNAGVPMGCFFLSASLLASMDVSIVLLMIILPFYSIIDMIETSLNVWSDSCVTQVVDKKLKSQGFNT from the coding sequence ATGTGCGCAAATCATGCTACGTCAAATAATAATCGTTACTTAAAACCTTTAGCTTATTTTCTCATGATATCTTTAGGGATAATCTCTGGATTAAGCGATATTTCTTTTCTCCATAACCTTGGTAATTTTATATCTGAATTATTTATCAAAATATTCAAATTTATCAGCTTACCAATAATAGGATTGTCTTTAATAGTTACACTAACAAATTACAATTCCGAAAATTCTTCAAAGTTCATTTGGAAAAAAACTATTTTATATACTCTTACTACCACTTTAGTAGCCGCATTAATAAGTTTTTTTCTTTACTTGATAATATCTCCAACTAATACCCATGTACAACTATCAACTCAAGACAATTTAATTCACTCAGATAAAAGTTATCTTCACCATATCACTAATATTATTCCAAACAATTTATTCTCTCCATTTATTGAACATCAAGTTCTCTCAATTTTGATTATTGCAATCATTTTTGGCCTTGCTATTCGAAAAATCCCTAATCAACAAGCAAAAGAAACCATTCAATATTTTTTTCAAGGCGCGCACAGTCTTTTTCTAACTATCACTCAATGGATAATTAAAATTATTCCAATAGGTTTATTTGGTTTTATGACTGTTACTGTTCTCTCCTTTAAAAAAGGGATGGATTTAAAAGGACTGAGCTTATATTTAGCAGTTATAATTTTAGCAAACTTAATTCAAGGTTTAATTGTATTACCTCTTTGGCTTAAAGCAAATGGTATACAACCTTTTAAAGCATTTAAAGGTATGTTACCCGCGCTAACATTAGCTTTCTTTTCTAAATCTTCGGCAGGAACTTTACCAGTTACAATTAGTACTTCTGAAAAAAATTTAAATATTTCTCCTTCAGTAAGTCGATTTGTGCTCCCTCTATGTACAAGTATTAATATGAATGGCTGTGCGGCTTTTATATTTGCAACAGTTATTTATTTAATGCAAAATCAAGGAATTGAAATATCACTTGCAACAATGTTGTTATGGGTTTTTATTGCTACGATAGCTGCGATAGGAAATGCTGGAGTGCCTATGGGATGTTTTTTCCTTAGTGCTAGTTTACTCGCCAGTATGGATGTTTCAATTGTATTATTAATGATTATCCTTCCATTTTATAGTATAATTGACATGATAGAAACCTCATTAAATGTTTGGTCTGATTCTTGTGTCACCCAAGTAGTAGATAAAAAATTAAAAAGTCAAGGTTTTAACACTTAA
- a CDS encoding PAS domain-containing protein, which translates to MNALQNTQSKEVDFDFDEIFFSITDKKGIILDGNKVFTRVSGFPKEELINKPHNIIRHPEMPKCVFKLLWEKLKDNKGIVAYIKNKDAKGNYYWVLSSVLPIQNGYLSIRIKPQSSLFQKIKDLYIELLSTEKNSNINNSYDLFMKKIIEMGFESYDSFMTRALSSELFLNKKFLAHKENIFSKKVSNEIYSEVNRNFLNNKKEFSVIIEKMKLLIEFAPLLKEKTDQILLSCNKLDYISLNMSINSGNLGQQTASVSIISREFQIMVSTIRTQVRKFQDISKELRTLLEMIELEGCLAFIQIQTIENYLLDYFEFFSSGDSNVNIIAQNVSILFSLFIDNSNTKLIKSLDKSQYLCKNLLEISNSLKGKIFSLEITKDLSKIEISRNPSIEGYFDNQILDIHQFIISNKENIANILTETNKVANDLHVFSGNVSKMKNYINLIKTKLNQIVHVKEKLAS; encoded by the coding sequence ATGAACGCATTACAAAATACTCAAAGTAAAGAAGTTGATTTTGACTTTGATGAAATTTTCTTTTCTATCACTGATAAGAAAGGTATTATCCTTGATGGAAATAAAGTTTTTACTCGAGTAAGTGGCTTTCCAAAAGAAGAGCTAATCAATAAACCACATAATATTATTAGACACCCAGAAATGCCAAAATGTGTTTTCAAATTACTTTGGGAAAAATTAAAAGATAATAAAGGTATAGTTGCATATATCAAGAATAAAGATGCAAAGGGGAATTATTACTGGGTACTTTCAAGTGTTTTACCAATTCAAAATGGATATTTATCAATTCGCATCAAACCCCAAAGCTCTTTGTTCCAAAAAATTAAGGATTTATATATTGAATTATTATCAACTGAAAAAAATTCGAATATAAACAACTCGTATGATTTATTTATGAAGAAAATCATTGAAATGGGATTTGAATCTTATGATTCATTTATGACAAGAGCGTTATCATCAGAATTATTTCTAAATAAAAAATTCCTTGCACATAAAGAAAATATTTTTTCAAAAAAAGTAAGTAATGAAATATATTCTGAAGTTAACAGAAATTTTTTAAATAACAAAAAAGAATTTAGCGTAATTATCGAAAAAATGAAATTACTGATTGAATTTGCCCCATTATTAAAAGAAAAAACAGATCAAATTTTATTGTCCTGTAATAAACTAGACTACATTTCCTTGAATATGTCGATTAACTCAGGAAATCTTGGACAACAAACCGCTTCAGTTTCTATTATCTCAAGAGAATTTCAAATTATGGTATCAACCATAAGAACACAGGTTAGAAAATTTCAAGATATATCTAAAGAACTCAGAACTTTACTAGAAATGATTGAATTAGAAGGTTGTCTTGCTTTTATTCAAATTCAAACAATAGAAAATTATTTGCTGGATTATTTTGAATTTTTTTCTTCTGGTGATAGTAATGTAAATATTATAGCTCAAAATGTAAGTATTCTTTTTTCATTATTTATTGACAATTCTAATACAAAATTAATAAAATCTCTTGATAAATCACAATATCTGTGTAAAAATCTACTTGAAATTTCAAATTCTTTAAAAGGAAAAATATTTAGCCTAGAAATAACCAAAGATTTATCAAAAATTGAAATATCAAGAAATCCTAGTATTGAAGGGTATTTTGATAATCAAATACTGGATATTCATCAATTTATTATTTCAAATAAAGAAAATATTGCTAATATTTTAACTGAGACAAATAAAGTTGCAAATGATTTACATGTATTTAGCGGCAATGTTTCAAAAATGAAAAATTATATCAATTTAATTAAAACAAAGTTAAATCAGATAGTTCATGTAAAAGAAAAACTCGCTTCTTAA
- a CDS encoding HlyD family secretion protein, which translates to MKLTKKNILLLVVLFIASILATYFIYDNYIYLSTDNAQIEGHSTILSAKVGGYITKVNIIQGQKVKKGEILIEIDDRDYLNALKQAKYNLSSLSAKLKDAESIFKRTESLFNTGASTKQQYDTSFANVSDLRAQKESLETIISQAELNLEYTKILAPTNGIISKKSAEVGQLASLGTALVGFVDTNERWVTANFKETEIEYLKIGQEVEIDVDAYTNKKFKGNVFSISSATGATFSLLPPDNATGNFTKVVQRVPVRININSLTEQDIILLKNGLSAFIKLKKQRN; encoded by the coding sequence ATGAAATTGACTAAAAAAAATATTTTATTACTAGTTGTTCTTTTTATTGCTTCTATATTAGCTACCTATTTTATTTATGATAATTATATTTACTTATCTACAGATAACGCGCAAATTGAAGGACATTCAACCATATTATCTGCAAAAGTAGGTGGCTATATTACTAAAGTAAATATCATTCAAGGGCAAAAAGTAAAAAAAGGAGAAATTTTAATTGAAATTGATGATAGGGACTATCTTAATGCATTGAAACAAGCAAAATATAATTTGTCATCCCTATCAGCAAAATTAAAAGATGCTGAATCTATTTTCAAGCGAACTGAAAGCCTTTTTAATACTGGAGCTTCTACAAAGCAACAATATGATACTAGTTTCGCTAATGTTTCAGATCTACGGGCACAAAAAGAAAGTTTAGAGACCATTATTTCGCAAGCTGAATTAAATTTAGAATATACAAAAATATTAGCACCTACAAATGGTATTATTTCAAAAAAATCTGCTGAGGTCGGTCAATTAGCATCACTTGGAACAGCCTTAGTAGGATTTGTAGATACTAATGAAAGATGGGTAACGGCAAATTTTAAAGAAACAGAAATTGAATACCTAAAAATTGGGCAAGAAGTTGAAATTGATGTTGATGCTTATACTAATAAAAAATTTAAGGGCAACGTTTTTTCAATAAGTTCAGCAACAGGAGCTACCTTTAGTTTACTTCCTCCTGATAATGCAACAGGTAATTTTACAAAAGTTGTCCAAAGGGTTCCAGTAAGAATAAATATTAATTCATTAACGGAACAAGATATTATCCTGTTAAAAAATGGTTTATCCGCATTTATAAAATTAAAGAAACAACGGAATTAA
- a CDS encoding DHA2 family efflux MFS transporter permease subunit, which yields MNANSKLIIFVAVMASLLEIIDTSIVNVAIPTMMGNLGATLEDVSMVITGYTVANAIVLPISAWFGERFGRRQYYLSCIFIFTVTSVACGLAPNLTSLIIFRILQGIAGGALLPTSQALIYEQFPPEKAGIAGAIFGMSVMIGPTLGPVMGGYLTDNYGWRSIFNINLPLGLLTLAVGYTCIKNRENHGSNKVRLDILGFILLVLGIGCLQFMLERGQADEWFDSKLILACAIISLVSIISFIFWEFKVKNPLLNLHLFKEPIVVSGITLMACLGFYLFGIVFILPVFLNRAYNYDAVQIGAMFIPGSILTAFCMPFIGKQIQKTADPRRLIFIGLVLVELSLVMMTFFSSFTSKDYVLYMLFVRGVALAYLFVPINSTILSQFSGYELGQVSGFLNLFRQIGGSMGIAFIDTMLARKLSSNYNELLPSLSSLNINAANELNGNIHGLATKFPNQVGFTDYMTASVASIYHRVQQQIFMLSFLQLVGIMMVIFSISFIPLFLIKLKKKVVAVTDAH from the coding sequence ATGAATGCAAATTCTAAATTAATTATTTTTGTTGCAGTTATGGCTTCATTGCTTGAAATTATTGATACATCAATTGTAAACGTAGCTATTCCAACGATGATGGGAAATTTAGGTGCAACATTAGAAGATGTTAGTATGGTTATAACAGGTTATACTGTCGCCAATGCAATCGTATTACCAATTTCAGCTTGGTTTGGAGAGCGTTTTGGAAGAAGACAATACTATTTAAGTTGTATTTTTATTTTTACAGTTACTTCGGTGGCTTGTGGTCTTGCTCCAAATTTAACCTCTTTAATTATCTTTAGAATTTTGCAAGGAATTGCTGGTGGTGCTTTGTTACCGACTTCACAGGCTTTAATTTATGAACAATTTCCTCCGGAAAAAGCAGGAATTGCTGGAGCTATTTTTGGAATGAGCGTTATGATAGGCCCTACTTTAGGTCCTGTAATGGGAGGATACTTAACTGATAATTATGGATGGCGATCTATTTTTAATATTAATTTGCCACTCGGACTTCTAACTTTAGCAGTCGGATATACTTGTATTAAAAATAGAGAAAATCATGGAAGCAATAAAGTTAGATTAGATATCTTAGGTTTTATTTTGTTAGTTCTAGGAATCGGTTGTTTGCAATTTATGCTTGAAAGAGGTCAAGCTGATGAATGGTTTGATTCAAAATTAATTTTAGCTTGTGCAATTATTTCTTTGGTAAGTATAATTTCTTTTATATTTTGGGAATTTAAGGTTAAAAATCCTTTACTAAATTTACATTTGTTTAAAGAGCCTATTGTTGTTAGTGGTATTACTCTTATGGCTTGTTTAGGATTTTATTTATTTGGAATTGTTTTTATTTTACCAGTATTTTTAAATAGGGCTTATAATTATGATGCCGTTCAAATTGGTGCAATGTTTATTCCTGGATCAATTTTAACAGCCTTTTGTATGCCTTTTATAGGAAAACAAATTCAAAAAACTGCCGATCCTCGTCGGTTGATTTTTATTGGCTTAGTTTTGGTTGAGCTTTCATTAGTAATGATGACATTTTTTTCGTCTTTTACTTCAAAAGATTATGTTTTATATATGCTATTTGTTCGAGGCGTAGCTTTAGCGTATTTATTTGTTCCTATAAATTCTACAATTTTGAGCCAATTTAGTGGCTACGAATTAGGACAAGTTTCTGGTTTTTTAAATTTATTTAGACAAATTGGTGGAAGTATGGGGATAGCCTTTATAGATACCATGTTGGCAAGGAAACTAAGTAGTAACTATAATGAATTGTTACCTAGTCTAAGCTCTTTAAATATTAATGCTGCAAATGAATTGAATGGAAATATCCACGGTCTGGCAACTAAATTTCCTAATCAAGTAGGATTTACAGATTATATGACTGCAAGTGTTGCTAGTATTTATCATAGGGTACAGCAACAAATATTTATGTTAAGTTTCTTACAATTAGTAGGAATTATGATGGTTATTTTTTCAATTTCTTTTATTCCATTGTTTTTAATTAAGTTAAAAAAGAAAGTGGTTGCAGTTACAGATGCACATTAA
- a CDS encoding mechanosensitive ion channel domain-containing protein, whose protein sequence is MFSLDLKDFYLQHVVTTFVFFLTFLALRFLVIKQISNLKISSAETKRSIIVKVNNLFIIIIFLSIITIWSDEIKTMALSFVAIAAAIAIATKEFILCFIGGIYYWLAKPFSVGDRIEISSFRGEVIDFKFLSTKIIEIGPGKDHSQYTGRMLIIPNSLYLTNTIAKESHHEKFTLYSFIVPIENNANWHVAEKNLLLAAQNACKGFYNDAKEFYASEDHFFVLGPVNIEPRVQIVIHSPKQINLIVRIPCPSLQTNQIQQNIIRYYLELQTTKNIENISDEIRAGVTTM, encoded by the coding sequence ATGTTCTCTTTAGATTTAAAAGATTTTTATTTACAGCATGTTGTTACGACCTTTGTTTTCTTCTTAACTTTTCTAGCTCTAAGATTTTTAGTTATAAAGCAAATATCTAATTTAAAAATTTCTTCCGCTGAAACTAAAAGAAGTATTATTGTTAAAGTAAATAACTTATTTATTATCATTATATTTCTGTCCATAATTACAATTTGGTCTGACGAAATAAAGACAATGGCTCTTTCTTTTGTTGCCATTGCTGCGGCCATTGCAATTGCCACTAAAGAATTTATTTTATGCTTTATAGGTGGAATTTATTACTGGTTAGCCAAACCTTTTTCTGTTGGGGATAGAATAGAAATTTCTTCTTTCCGTGGTGAAGTTATTGATTTTAAATTTCTAAGCACTAAAATAATTGAAATTGGGCCTGGTAAGGATCATTCGCAATATACTGGTAGAATGCTTATTATTCCAAATAGTTTATATCTTACAAATACAATAGCAAAAGAAAGTCACCATGAAAAATTTACTCTTTATTCGTTTATAGTTCCTATCGAAAATAATGCAAATTGGCATGTTGCTGAAAAAAATTTATTACTTGCTGCGCAGAACGCGTGTAAAGGTTTTTACAACGATGCAAAAGAATTTTACGCCAGCGAAGATCACTTTTTTGTATTGGGACCAGTCAATATTGAACCAAGGGTACAAATTGTAATTCATTCTCCAAAGCAAATAAATTTAATTGTAAGAATTCCTTGTCCATCTCTGCAAACAAATCAAATACAACAAAATATTATTCGCTACTATTTAGAATTGCAAACAACAAAAAATATTGAAAACATAAGTGATGAAATTAGAGCTGGTGTAACGACTATGTAA
- a CDS encoding peptide MFS transporter yields MTTKIRQPKGMYVLAFTEVFERFSYYTLSFLLVLYASSPISSGGLGWSNERALELVGIYTLAAYTFPIIGSYIADDYIGKGKAVIFGGFTIILGHFFMLFSKNESMFYLALCCVALGTGFFKPCMPSLLGDLYKTNDSRRESGFNWYYLGINIGAMVAGISGGLLTKEFGYPIALASAGVGMILGMVVFFLGKKHLVLEFTKKSKRNKEAQKKHMTKIQKKALYCLILAFVFFAIWTTVYNLAVSGTLSLYIEKFTNRTLFNYEIPTTFFMSLESFTIIVVTPIITYTLAKLALKNKYPHFFSQMNFAIFVSVLAIFYLTYLSFIAKDITEGTKPFVHYQIMLFIILLSISETIISPVMMSAISIMAPLRFKSLFQSFYLASFGLTSFLAAKIGSQSLHAPFETFMIVSIVILTCGVVYFIARPKMIKIANEAAKDQK; encoded by the coding sequence ATGACTACTAAAATACGTCAGCCGAAAGGTATGTATGTCTTAGCGTTTACCGAAGTATTTGAAAGATTTAGCTACTACACTCTTTCTTTTTTGTTAGTTCTCTATGCGTCTTCACCAATAAGTTCTGGAGGGCTTGGCTGGAGCAACGAAAGGGCACTTGAATTAGTTGGTATTTATACTTTAGCTGCATACACCTTTCCTATTATTGGATCATATATTGCGGATGACTATATAGGAAAAGGCAAAGCAGTTATTTTTGGTGGATTTACTATTATTTTGGGGCATTTTTTCATGCTTTTTTCAAAAAATGAAAGCATGTTTTATTTAGCCTTATGCTGTGTTGCGCTAGGAACGGGTTTTTTCAAGCCATGTATGCCCTCATTGCTTGGCGATTTATATAAAACCAATGATAGCCGCAGAGAATCTGGGTTTAACTGGTATTACCTAGGGATAAATATTGGTGCCATGGTAGCAGGAATAAGCGGTGGTCTTTTGACAAAAGAATTTGGTTATCCTATCGCACTCGCTTCTGCAGGTGTAGGAATGATCTTGGGAATGGTAGTTTTCTTTTTAGGAAAAAAACATTTAGTTCTTGAATTTACAAAAAAGTCAAAAAGAAATAAAGAAGCTCAAAAAAAGCATATGACAAAAATACAAAAGAAAGCTTTGTATTGTTTGATTCTTGCATTTGTTTTCTTTGCAATTTGGACAACAGTTTATAATCTTGCAGTTTCCGGCACTTTAAGCTTATATATTGAAAAGTTCACTAATCGCACGTTATTTAATTATGAAATTCCAACAACTTTTTTTATGTCACTTGAAAGCTTTACTATTATCGTAGTAACACCAATTATTACTTATACTTTAGCTAAATTAGCGCTTAAAAATAAATATCCACATTTTTTCTCTCAAATGAATTTCGCCATATTTGTTTCTGTATTAGCAATATTTTATTTGACTTATTTATCATTTATTGCAAAAGATATTACAGAAGGCACAAAACCTTTTGTCCACTATCAAATTATGTTATTTATCATTTTACTTTCTATTAGTGAGACTATTATTTCCCCTGTTATGATGTCTGCCATAAGTATAATGGCTCCATTAAGATTTAAATCTCTTTTCCAATCTTTTTACCTAGCTTCTTTTGGTTTGACCAGTTTCTTAGCAGCAAAAATTGGTAGCCAATCACTACATGCACCATTTGAAACTTTTATGATTGTGAGTATTGTAATTTTGACTTGCGGTGTAGTTTATTTTATTGCTCGCCCTAAAATGATCAAAATTGCTAATGAAGCAGCAAAAGATCAAAAATAA
- the purM gene encoding phosphoribosylformylglycinamidine cyclo-ligase yields the protein MTSKEYEKAGVSIHAGESLVDKIKKINPSIGGFAGLYQLDADRFLVACTDGVGTKLELGIKMQRYEYLGQDLVAMSLNDLIVCGAKPLFFLDYYATGKLDVDIAHRVIKGIVKACQECGCILLGGETAEMPGFYDNNKFDLAGFAVGEVYQKDLIDGKKIVSGDCLIGLPSSGFHANGYSLLRKIMNDHKLSLETPFERKTLGEYLTEPTKLYVKEITNLKSIVPIKAMAHITGGGLTNISRVLPESFVFDIDKSKIPTPPIMKYFKDLGKISDDEAYNVWNMGLGFCLVVAPEHVQTVKNTIPNSFEFGKIIPLHPK from the coding sequence ATGACAAGTAAAGAATATGAAAAGGCTGGAGTGAGTATTCATGCAGGAGAATCTCTTGTTGATAAAATAAAGAAAATAAACCCAAGTATTGGTGGTTTTGCAGGACTATATCAACTTGATGCTGATAGATTTTTAGTAGCTTGCACTGATGGTGTGGGCACTAAATTGGAACTTGGAATTAAAATGCAACGCTACGAATACTTGGGTCAAGATCTTGTTGCTATGAGTTTGAATGACTTGATAGTCTGTGGTGCAAAACCTTTATTTTTTTTGGATTATTATGCAACTGGAAAACTAGATGTCGATATTGCGCACAGAGTTATTAAAGGAATAGTTAAAGCTTGCCAAGAGTGTGGCTGCATTTTACTCGGCGGCGAAACAGCTGAAATGCCAGGATTCTACGATAATAATAAATTTGATTTGGCGGGTTTTGCTGTTGGTGAAGTCTATCAAAAAGACCTTATAGACGGAAAAAAAATAGTGTCAGGTGATTGCTTAATAGGTTTACCTAGCAGTGGGTTCCATGCAAATGGATATTCTCTTTTAAGAAAAATTATGAATGACCATAAACTATCCTTAGAAACTCCATTTGAAAGAAAAACTTTAGGAGAATACTTAACGGAACCAACAAAATTATATGTGAAAGAAATTACAAATTTAAAATCTATTGTTCCTATAAAAGCAATGGCACATATAACAGGTGGTGGACTCACAAATATTAGTAGAGTTCTTCCTGAAAGTTTTGTTTTTGATATTGATAAAAGTAAAATTCCTACTCCTCCCATAATGAAATATTTTAAAGATCTAGGAAAAATTTCTGATGATGAAGCTTACAATGTTTGGAATATGGGATTGGGTTTTTGTCTAGTTGTGGCTCCAGAACATGTTCAAACTGTAAAAAATACAATACCAAATTCATTTGAATTTGGAAAAATAATCCCCCTTCATCCAAAATAA
- a CDS encoding formyltransferase family protein: MILVLASGSGTNFAALAKEFEQKISGLICNNPEAKVIEKAKASNINVHIIAHKNFSSREDHEKKIVECIGKYKEIKLIILAGYMRVLTATFFSELKTTFNNTLPLIINLHPAPLQLYKGAHAYEYAVNNKFSHWGLSVHKVIPELDSGEVLKYISFPLFPYESAQELINRVRPLEHQILIDTVHSILGDKK, encoded by the coding sequence ATGATATTAGTATTAGCAAGTGGAAGTGGAACTAATTTTGCAGCTCTTGCAAAAGAGTTTGAGCAAAAAATTTCTGGATTAATATGTAATAATCCAGAAGCTAAAGTGATAGAAAAAGCCAAAGCTTCAAACATAAATGTGCATATTATAGCGCATAAAAACTTTTCTTCGAGAGAAGATCATGAAAAAAAAATAGTTGAATGTATTGGTAAATATAAAGAAATAAAGCTTATTATTCTTGCTGGATATATGCGAGTATTAACAGCTACTTTTTTTTCAGAACTTAAAACAACTTTTAATAATACATTACCATTAATTATAAATTTACATCCAGCACCACTCCAACTTTATAAAGGTGCTCATGCATATGAATATGCTGTAAATAATAAATTTTCGCATTGGGGTTTAAGTGTGCACAAAGTTATTCCTGAATTAGATTCAGGAGAGGTTTTGAAATACATTTCTTTTCCTTTGTTTCCTTATGAAAGTGCTCAAGAGTTAATAAATAGAGTACGTCCTTTAGAGCATCAAATTCTTATAGATACCGTCCATTCAATCTTAGGAGATAAAAAATAA